The nucleotide sequence CCGGCGCACTTCCTGGACCATGGGATGCTCCCAGGCCGTGGCCACATCCCGTTCATCCACATTCGCGACATAGAAGACCGGTTTGGCCGTTAGAAGATGAAGATCGCTCAAAAACTGGCTTTCTTCCTCAGACCAGCCTTGTCCCCGGACGCCTTTCCCCTCTGCCAGGAGGCGCTGAATCCTTTCAAGTAGCGCCAACTCCCAATCGTACCGTTTATCGCCGCCTTTCCTCAATCGCCGAGTTTTCTCGATCCGGCGTTCAACCGTCTCCAGGTCGGCCAAATTGAGTTCGACATTAATCGTCTCGATATCGTCAACAGGAGAAACGCGGCCGGCGACATGGGTGATGTCCGGGTCTTCAAAACACCGCACGACATGGACAATGGCATCAACCTCTCTGATATGAGAGAGAAACTGGTTTCCAAGACCTTCCCCGTGGCTCGCCCCTTTCACGAGCCCCGCAATATCGACAAATTCAAAAACTGCAGGCACAACTTTGCCCGGATGGAACAACTCCGCCAGGCGCACCAAGCGTTCATCGGGAACCTGGACCACCCCGACGTTGGGATCGATCGTACAGAATGGATAGTTCGCCGTTTCCGCTCCAGCGCGGGTGATGGCGTTGAACAACGTTGATTTGCCTACGTTCGGTAACCCCACAATTCCTGCTTGTAATGGCATCTTTTCGTTTCCGGCCGGTCTCCGGCCGGCCCCCTTTCTCAGACCCATGGTAATGAACGTGTCTGGCCCGGCTTGGCCGGGGCGTTCCGGTCAATAAGCCCCAAGGGCCGACTCCGCCCGGATCAGTCAGTCTCCGGTTTTCGCACTCAAACCCGACCCACCCGGGCTGTCGAGTTGTTCCGTGCGAATCACGCGTTTTAGGTTTCGCTCAAACTTCGCGCGGGGCAACAAAACGCTTCTCCCGCAGTGTACACATTTGATACGGATGTCCATCCCCATGCGGATAATCGTCCAGGCGTTCGTTCCACAGGGGTGGGTCCGTTTCATTTCAACGACATCGCCGAGCTGATACTTCTTTTCCATGGTCCCTGCACCCCTCCGGCACCTCGACATCCGCTTCGTATTCAGTCTACTGTTTCCAGGCTTCCGTGTCCATGGGAAGTGGACCCCATGGTTACCCGCCAAAAGGTGAGGGCGACCCCAATAGGGCAAACCATACGCTATTTTTCACCCACGGAAGGAGGGCTGCAAACTCCGGGCTGCGAGTGAGACGAAAAGCTGTCTGCCATAGGCCGTAGTAGATCCCCGTATAGCCCGCAAGAGAAAGGAGAGCGCCAATCAGATTGGGATGGACGACACCCGATCGAGGACGCTCCATGGCCCCGAGTGCGACGTGAATGGCGGAAACAATCAAAAGCGCGGCAAGGAGGATAGTCAGCCCACCGGCGATGAAGGTTGCACTTTCACGCAGAGACGGGAGGGCGTGTACGGAAGTTCCGGAGTCTGCCGGCCAGGCGGTGCCCGCCATCGCAGTGAGATTTGCCGCCCATCCTCCGATGGCCTGGACGGTGCGCCGATCGAGGTGAAGCCACGTCCAACCTCCGGTGACGAGCAAAGCGGCCGTAGAGGCCAGCTCCAGGAGAATGCGCTTGGTACTAACCCCCAGCCCACGCATTGTCACCCACGCCATAGCAATCCACAGAGGCGCGTCCATCCAAGTCCCCCCGACATTCCGAGTCGTCCTATGTATATTCCTCGCGCCGGAAACCGTATACTGAGATGAATCTATTTTCCGGAGGTTCTCCTATGAGGTTCCTTCGCCAGGATGAACATCTGCCGCGTTATCCGATACGCGTGGCCTACGATGATCCAAACGCCGCGGGAGCTCTGGCCCAGGGAGTATGGGAGGCGGTTCGCCTAAAGGCCCGTGACCGCGATGTGGCCATTATTTGCGTGGGCACCGACCGCTCCACCGGCGACGCATTGGGGCCTCTGGTGGGAAGCCGGCTTGCCGAGACGCTGCAATCCACCAAGATCCAAATCTTCGGTACGTTGGACGAGCCCGTTCACGCCGTAAACTTGACCGAAGCCCTCACAAGGCTGAACCGCATGTCTCCGGTTCCCTTTGTCATCGCGGTAGACGCCTGCCTGGGGCAGGTCAACAGCATTGGTCAGATCTCTCTTCATGACGGTCCCCTTCGTCCCGGAGCGGGAGTGAACAAGCAACTTCCTCCAGTGGGGGACATCCATATCACCGGCATCGTGAATGTCGGGGGCTACATGGAATATTTCGTCCTTCAGAACACCCGCCTTCAGCTCGTATTTCGCATGGCCCGTATCATCGCTGACGGGCTCGCAGCAGGGTTGGATCGCCGTCTCCGGTCTGGAGGCGAGGTTCTGCCGTTTCCCGCGTGCCGCCCCGCCCCGGGTGGGCCTTAAAACCCAACCCCGGTCAATGTAAGGTCAAGGCGCGGGGCAGAGGACAGTCAGAGAACCGGGCCACACCATCGCCTCCATCGTTTCTTGGGGCAATACTTCCCCATCTGCGTGAACCGGCCATGGTGTCGCCGGATGAATGCAGATCCGTTTTCCCCGGTGAAGATGAACAGACGGGTGGCCGACATGCTTCCCGGTGAATACCTTCGGAAAGATCAAACAGAACTCTGGTTTTGAGAGGCCATCCACCACACATAGATCCAGTTCGCCGTCTTCCATGGTCGCGTCGGGCAGGATGCGCATCCCGCCGGCGTAGGTCGATCCGTTGCCCAACGCCACCAGCCAGGCCGAGCGATAGGTGTAAAGGGTCCCGTCCACTTCAATATCCACCCGCTGGGGCCTGAAGAACAGCAACTCAACAGCAACGCCCACCACGTATCCGAAAGGTCCCCATCGCTTCAGCCACACCGAGTTGTTCACATGCCGCGCCACCCACGCATCAAAGCCCGTGCCAGCAATGTTAATAAAAACGCCGCTTTGTGTTTGCACGAGGTCAACTTGACGTTTGATGGCGCCTTGGAGTTGTCGGATGGCCCGCAATCCTTTTTTGATCCCAAAATAGCGTGCCAGATCGTTTCCGGTACCCGCCGGGAGAATTCCGAGGGCAATGGAGCTTCCAGCCAGGCCTTGGATCACTTCATGGATCGTTCCGTCGCCTCCAACGGCCACGACAACGTCCGCCGCCCGGTCTTCTACCGTTTTCTTCGCAATCCATGTGGCATCTCCCGGGGATTTCGTATGATACACGTCCCAATGCTTGCCGAGTGTTGCCAGATGACGATAATAACGATTCCAACGGCGAGCGGCCTTTCCTTTGCCCGCAACGGGATTGACAACAAACAACCATCTTTCCATAACCATTACGACCTTTCTTCAAGCGGCCGCCAGGTGGAGGATACCGGCGAGTCGGAGGCACCACTAAACTGGATGGCTTCAGCCAGGACCCGTTTTTCTTCTTCACTGAGGGGGTAGGTCGAGGTGCCATTTTGGACCGGTTTTGCGTAGATCCTCGATTCATCTCGGCCGTAGATACTCGATAAAATGACGCCGTTGCCACTGCCGTCGAGCCAGGCAGCGGAGAAACTCAGATCACTGCCGAAATCGGAAAACGCGTTGTATCGGACGACCCGGGCAGTGCGTAATGTTGCCCGGAGACTTTTTTCCAAATAGTCGATTCGGACTTCGAGACGGCGTACTTCTTCACTCAGTTGTTGTATCCGCTCTAAGGTTTGTGGCAGCAGCTTTTCCACGTCTGTCCCCGAGCGGCCCACCCATTGCCGATAGCGCTTCTGAGTCTTGCGCAGTCCGGCCCCCTGGACAAGGACGGTCAACCACAGCAAGACGACCAGAATACCGATGGCGGCAACCCAATACCACAGGGGAATGGCTGCAATCGAGGAATACATGGTTCTGCCTCCTTTAAGTGTTCCCTCATTTATGCGCCTAAAACCAGAATCAGAATTGCTCGAATCAATGCTGCTACAAACAGCGCTGGCAATAGATTGCCCACCCGGATCGCCGTGATTCGCAGGAGGTTGACACCAATGCCAAGGATCATCAAGCCCCCCGCCGCATTGATCATACTCAAGATCGGCGGTTGAAGCCATTGATGGAGCCATCCCGCAAGGAGAGCGATGGCTCCTTGGTAGACAAAGACGGGCAGAGCAGCAAGAACCACTCCAGGCCCCATGGTGGACGTAAACAAAATGGATGAAACACCGTCCAAAAGGGACTTCGTAAAGAGAATATCATGTCTGTCTTCCAGGCCACTTTGCAGGCCGCCGAGAATGGACATGGCGCCAACGCAGAAGACCAGGGTAGCCGTGAGAAAAGCTTGACCCGCCTGTCCCCGGCCGCGCAGCCACGTCCACTTCTCTTCTGCGCTTCGACCCGCACGTTCAAGAAACCCTTCGATGTTGAGCCATTCGCCCAAGGCGCCACCGACAACCAAACTGACGATGACAATCAGAAAATCGTATTCATGACCTGGGCCGTTCACGTTGTTCAGGGTCATCGAGATCCCCATGACCATGACGGATAGCCCAATCCCCTGTTGCATGAGCGTCCGGATTCTTTCCGGAATACCGTGAAATAAGAGTCCGAGCAACGTCCCGATGATGATGGCAGCCACATTTACCAGTGTGCCTTCAAGTACCACGATCTGGCCGGCTGTGTTCCGTGTGGGTGGAACCCTGCAAGACGGCCTTCCCCCCTTTCATCTGTGTTCGATTGGGCTCCGCCATTTCAGCGCAAAGTGCAAAAACAGTCCTGCGCCATTCCCGCAGGACTCTGGTCACTCATCCCGGAGAAAGTCCGCCAGTTCTCGGACCGCGGCCACGCACTCCCGGATGTCGTTTTCCGTGTTAAACCAGCTGACGCTCACCCGCACCAGTCCTTCGTCCAGTGTCCCCGCAACCTGGTGAGCCAGGGGGGAACAGTGAAGCCCGGAGCGGACGGCGATTTCGTATTGATCCGACAGAAGGACAGCCAATTCTGTGCTATCCACTCCCCGCAACGAGAAAGCGAGCAGGTCGGCTCGGGGCTCACCCCGGCCCGGGCCGGTGAACTTGATGCCCGGGAGGGATTCAAGACCTTCCCGGAGAGACTGGATAAGGGTCTGGTTGTGTTGCCCAATGGCGTCAGGCCCAATTTGGCTGACAAACTCTGCCCCCACCGCAAGGCCCGCCAGCCCCGGCGTATTGAGGGTGCCGCTTTCGTATCGAACCGGCCGCTCCAGCGGTTGATCGGGTTCTTCAGAGTGGCTCCCGGTCCCTCCATACAGAAAAGGTTCGAGTTCCAAACCCGGGCGGATATAAAGGGCCCCAGTCCCCTGGGGACCGAATAACCCCTTATGCCCCGGAATGGCCAGCAGATCAATTTCAGAACGGGTCACATCAATGGGGAAGCTCCCCGCCGTTTGGGCGGCATCCACCAAACAAAAGGCGCCGTTCGCGTGGGCGATCTCTGTCATGGCATCGATGTCCACAAGCGTACCGAGTACATTGGACGCGTGGGTGACCACGAGCAGACGAGTATGGGAACGAAAAGCCGCACGTACTTCGTCGGGCTCAATGCCGTTCTCGGCGCTTTGTACGTAAGTCACTTCGATCCAACCCCGCCTGCGCAGGGCCTCCAGGGGCCGTCGCACCGAATTGTGTTCCAGCATCGTGGTGACGACGTGATCGCCCGGCTTTAGCAGACCAAATATGGCCATGTTGAGGGCCTCAGTCGCATTATGGGTAAAGATGAGGTCCTCGGGGTTGCGCACCCCAAGAAGCGCCGCCACGGCACTGCGGGCTCGGGCAACAACCCTTGCTGCTTGCATCGCCATTTTGTGAGTGCCTCGGCCTGGGTTCGCGCCGTTGTTGGCAACCATTTCTTTCATTGCTTCCGCAACACCAGGCGGCTTGGGCCAAGTAGATGCGGCGTTATCGAGGTAGATCATGACCCAGCCTCCCCTTGGAGCCATTCGGCCCCTGGATACACCCGTCACTCCGTTCCGGGCGCCAGGAGGGCCAAAAGGCGCTGAAGGTCATCATTCGAGTAGTATTCGATTTCGATTTTTCCACGTTTTTTCCCCTGATATATTTTCACACCTGTTCCCAGCGAAACCCGAAGAACTTCTTCATAGTGGCGCAGGGTCGGGTTTTCTCGGGGAGCCGGCTTTCGTGTTTCACGTGAAACAAACGAGTTGAGCCGATGAACAAGGTGCTCAACCGCCCGCACACTCAAATCTTCTTCCACGATGCGCTCTGCCAGCTTGGTTTGTTGGTCAGGATCACTCAGCGCCAACAGCGCCCGAGCATGACCCATGGTCAGTGTTCCACGTGAAACACTCTCACGCACCTCACTGGGCAAATTCAACAAACGCAGCATGTTTGCCACGTGGGATCGACTTTGCCCCACTCGTTCAGCGACCATCTCCTGAGTCATCGAGAACTCCCGCATCAACGTTGCATAGGCTTCCGCCACTTCAATGGGATTGAGATCTTCCCGCTGAAGGTTCTCGATCAGTGCGATCTCCATAACCTCTCGATCCGAAAGATTGCGCACCACCACAGGGACTTCCGCCAATCCCGCCCGCTCCGCCGCCCGAAATCGCCGCTCACCGGCGACAATCTCATATCCACTTAGCACCCGCCGAACCACCAAGGGTTGCAGAATTCCATACTCCCGCACCGACTCCACCAGTTCCGCCAGCTTTTCCTCGGCAAACTCCCGGCGCGGCTGGTACGGATTTGGCCTAAGCTCCTCAAGGGGAACGCTGGACACCGGGTCATCCGGGCTCACATTGATCTGCGGGATCAGTGCGCCCAGCCCTTTACCTAAAGATGGTCCCTTACCCTTGGCCATGAGACACCACTTCCCTGGCCAAATCCATGTAAACCTCCGCGCCCCGAGATCGCGGGTCGTATTCGATGACCGGCATACCGTGGCTCGGGGCTTCGCTCAAACGGACGTTGCGAGGAATGATCGTTTTGTAGACCTTTTCACGAAAATACTTTTTTACATCTTCCACCACCTGCACCCCTAGGTTTGTCCGGGCGTCAAACATCGTCAATAAAACCCCCTCCACCTGCAAGCGGCTGTTGAGGTGTTTCTGTACCAAACGAATCGTATTCAACAGTTGGCTGAGTCCTTCCAACGCATAGTACTCGCATTGAATGGGGATCAAAACCGAATCCGCCGCAGTAAGTGCGTTTACCGTCAATAACCCGAGGGAAGGAGGGCAATCAATCAGGATATAGTCGAAACTCCCGCGTAAACTTTGAATCGCCCGCCGCAGCCGCACCTCCCGGGACATAATGGGTACGAGCTCGATTTCCGCTCCTGCCAACTGAATCGTCGCTGGAATGATCGACAGATTCTCCGTGCGAGTTGGCAGAATCGCATCCACCGCACTCACATCGTTAATCACCACATCGTAGATGCAGTGTTTCACATCCGCTTTATTGATGCCTATCCCGCTCGTGGTGTTGCCCTGGGGATCGATATCAATCAACAACACCCGCCGACCGAGGCTCGCCAAGGCCGCTCCGAGATTGACCGATGTGGTCGTCTTCCCCACTCCGCCCTTCTGGTTGGTCACAGCAATGACCCTTGCCAACGGAACCACCTCAATCCCTTCTCCTCGCTCATCGATGGCGACTCTTCCTCCGTTCGTCCATCCGCCTTTCTCCTGCTCCACTTTTTCGAGTTCCAGTCCCTGCCTCATCCTTTTACTCAACCGCCCTGTTTTGCCGACCGCTTGGGCACCCGAATGATGAACTCATAAAATTCCTCACCATCCTCTTCTTTCGCCTCGACAGGTACCCCAGACTTCTGAATCATGTCGATGGATTGACGAATCGTGTTCAGAGCGATTCGCACATCTTTTGAAATCCCCGTCCTGCGGCTCCGGGGCTTTTTCACCCCCGCCTCCAGCAACTGTTTGATTCTCACCTCGGTCTGTTTGACACTCCACTCATTCGAAACGATCTCGCTCAACACCTTCAATTGTGTCTCCCCGTCGGACAGGGCCAGCAGAGCCCGAGCATGACGTTCGGAAATTGTTCGGTCCATAAGGGCCGCTTGGACCGCCTCAGGAAGTTGCAACAATCGCAACTTGTTCGCAATCGTGGACTGCCCGCGGCCAAGACGCTGGGCCAAACTTTCTTGGGTCAACCCGTGTAGTTCCATCAACTGCCGATACGCCCACGCTTCTTCCACCGGCGAAAGGCTCTCCCGCTGCAAATTCTCAATCAACGCGGCCGTCGCAGCCTGGGAATCGGACATCGCCCTCACAATCGCCGGCACAGTGATCATGCCAATGCGCTTTGCAGCGCGTAAGCGCCGTTCTCCAGCAATCAGCTCGTACTTCCCGTCCTTCTCACGCACTACTAGCGGCTGAATCATCCCGTGGGTCCGAATCGTTCGGCTCAGTTCCTCCAGCCCTTGCTCATCGAATGCCACCCGCGGCTGGTACGGACTCGGTACAATGAGTTCGATGGCAATCTCCCGCACCTGCTCCCCGGCTTCCTTACCGTCGGGCTCCCGTTCGCCTGCGTGGAAAAAACGGATCCACGGGTCTTTTCCCATGTGACCTCCCACCTTTACCCCGACCTAACCTCCTACCCCATTTCATTTCGCCATCGATAGGATCGACTCCTGCAACGCCCCTACGTGAGAGGACGCTTTTCCGGAACCCCCGGACGCCGGGGGTACTCTGTTGGCGTTGCTGAGATTTTGCGTACAATCACCACGCTTCTCCCCCCCATCCCGTAAGGCAGTTCATACCTATGCACCGCCTCCACCTCCCCACCGAGACGACGAATTGCACCCCGGGCCCCTTCCAGTTCCTCCTCGACATCCGGACCCTTCCAGGCCATCGCCATGCCGCCCACCCGAACGAAAGGGAGCAGCAGCTCCGCCAACACCGACATCTGAGCCACCGCCCTGGCCGTCGCCATATCGAAACTTTCCCTCCATCCCGGGCGACGTCCATACTCTTCAGCCCGCCCGTGAACCACCCGAACCCTCGTCAAACCTAATTCACCCCTCACCTCTTCTAAAAACCAAACCCGCTTTCGCAACGCATCCAATAATGATACCGAAAAACCCGGACGCGCCACTGCCAACACTAAACCGGGAAAACCAGCCCCAGACCCGACATCGACGAGGAAACCGGCCTGAGGCACCTCCGGCAAGCCCAGGACCACCAAACTATCATAAAAATGCTTCCAGTACACTCCCTCCGCGTCGGTCACCGCGGTCAAATTGACTTCCCGGTTCCGCTCCACCAGCCGCCGCTCATAGACCTCTAACCCGCGCCACACCTCGGTCTCCAGCATAACTCCCTGCGCTTCCAGCGCATCTTGTATCTGCCGGACGAGTTCCCCCCTGGAACCATCGGCCATCGCTTTATCTCCCTTTCCCAAGGACCCTGTTTTGCCCCTCAAGATACACCAGTAAAATCGCGATGTCCGCCGGGCTCACCCCGGAAATTCGCGAAGCCTGACCGACCGAGCGAGGCTGGACAAGACTCAATTTTTCCCGCCCTTCGTGGGACAGTCCCCGAACCTTGCCATAATCCAAACCTTCTGGAATGCGCTTTTCCTCCATCTTTCGCATATGCTCTATAGTCTGTTGCTCTTTCGCCATGTATCCCGCATATTTCACAGCAATCTCCACTTGTTCCACCACCTCCGGGTCCAACGCCTCCCGAGGCGGAGCCACCGCCTGAACCAAGGAATAGTCCAATTCCGGCCGCCGCAACAACTGATCGAGCGCCACCGACCCGGACACCGGTGCCGATCCTCGTTCTCGCAACAAGGACTCCACATCCTCGCCCCGAACCCGGGTGCCGCTCAGCCGATCCAACTCTTCTTCAATCCGCTCCCGTTTTTTCAGCAGTCGCTCGTATTCCCTCTCGGGAACAAGACCCAATCGGTATCCTTTCTCCATCAGCCGCAAATCCGCATTGTCATGGCGCAACAACAGACGATGTTCCGCCCGGGACGTCAACAAACGGTAAGGCTCATTGGTCCCTTTGGTCACCAAATCGTCGATCATCACCCCAATGTAACCCTCCGCCCGGCTCAACACCAAGGGTTCACGACCGAGGACCTTCAGAGCCGCATTAATTCCGGCTATAATCCCTTGCCCTGCAGCCTCCTCATAACCCGACGTTCCGTTGATCTGACCTGCGGTGAACAGCCCCGGCACCGCCTTCGTCTCCAACGTCGGCCACAACTGAGTGGGCACCAACGCGTCATATTCGATGGCATACCCCGGCCGCAAGATCTCCGCATTCTCCAACCCCCGGATGGTGTGCAACATTTCCACCTGAATGTCCTCCGGCAAACTGGTGGACATTCCCTGGACGTACCATTCCGCCGTGAAAAGTCCCTCCGGCTCCAAAAACACTTGGTGTGCCGGACGATCGCTAAACCGCACCACCTTGTCCTCAATGGAAGGACAGTAGCGAGGCCCCCGACCCTTGATTTCACCGGAATACATGGGTGCACGATCCAGGTTGTCCATGATAATCGCATGGGTCCGTTCGTTCGTATAGGTTAGCCAACAGGGCACTTGCGGCCGCCTCGGCAAACGCTCTTCATGAGAAAAATGCAGCCACTGGTCGTCTCCGGGTTGTACCATCAATTTGGTAAAATCTATGGAACGCCTGTTCACCCGAGGCGGCGTCCCCGTTTTGAACCGCACCAACTGGAACCCCAAGTCTGTCAGATTGTCGCTCAACGCCAGAGCGGGCATCTGACCCGCAGGTCCACTGCTGTAACTGACGTCCCCGATAATCACCCGGCCCCGAAGATACGTTCCGGTCGTCAGCACCACTGCCTGGGCCAAGTACTCCGCTCCGGTATTCGTCCGGACCCCCACCGCGCGACCGCCCCGCACCAAGATCTCTTCAACCAAACCTTGGCGCAAAGTCAGACCAGGCGTATATTCCAAGACCTCTTTCATCCGTCGTCCATACAGCACCTTATCCGCTTGAGCTCGGAGCGCACGAACCGCGGGCCCCTTTCCAGTATTCAGCATCCGCATCTGAATATGGGATCGGTCCGCGTTGCGCGCCATCTCTCCCCCCAGCGCATCGATCTCCCGCACCACAATCCCTTTGGCCGGCCCGCCCACCGAAGGATTGCACGGCATATATGCCACCGCATCCACGTTAATCGTCAGCAGCAACGTCCGGCACCCGAGCCTCGCGGCCGCCAACGCCGCCTCAGATCCGGCGTGCCCGGCACCCACCACCACGACATCGTACTCCCCGGCCCGATACCGCACGTTCCTCCCTCACTTTCCCAGACAAAATTGCGAAAAAATCCGATTCAACAGCTCTTCCCCCGCTCGCTCTCCGAGGATATCTCCCAGATGCTCCCATGCCGCCCGCAAATCCACGGCTGCCACGTCGACGGTCCAGCCTTCGGAAACGGCCCGCTCCGCCGCATCCAGATCTTCCCGGGCCTCCTCGAGAAGAGCCATATGCCGTACATTCGTGACCATGCACGAAGAAGCCGAAACACCCTCGCCTTTCAGCACCACCTGAGCCATTCGATCGGCAAGCTCTTGTACTCCGTCCCCGGTTCGGGCAGAGACTCGCACCATCCTGTGCTGAGGCAGCTTCTCAAGACGTCCATCGCCTGCCAGCCGTCCTGGAAGATCGATTTTGTTGACAACCACTAAAAATGGACGGTCCTTGATTCTGTCCAACAATTCCAGATCCTCTTTTTCCAGCGGAGAACTGCCGTCCAGCACACACAAGACAAGGTCTGCCTCCGCCACCCATTTTAGGCTCCTCTCCACCCCGATGCGCTCCACCTCGTCCTCGGTAGTACGAATCCCCGCGGTATCCAATATCTGAAACGCCACACCGCGAACGTGAATCCACTCATCGACCACATCCCGGGTGGTGCCGGGAATGGCCGTCACAATCGCCCTTTCCCTGCCAGCCAGTGCATTCAACAGCGACGATTTTCCAACGTTCGGGCGGCCGACAATCGCGGTGCGCACCCCCTCGCGCACCAACCTTCCGACCCGGGATGACGCAAGCAATTCATCGATCTGTTCCCGAACTTGATCCACGGCCTCCCGAATTTGTTCGATGGTCACATCCTCCACATCGTGTTCGGGATAGTCGATGGTCACTTCAATTTGGGCCATTACGTCTAATAAAATCTCCCTCATCTGTTTCACCCGGGTGGACAGTCCGCCCTTCAACTGTTCTAACGCCAGCCGGCGGGCGGCGTCCGTTTTCGAGCGAATTAAGTCGATCACCGCTTCCGCTTGGCTGAGATCCAACCGGCCGTTGAGAAATGCCCGCTTCGTGAATTCTCCAGGTTCTGCCGGTCGGG is from Kyrpidia tusciae DSM 2912 and encodes:
- a CDS encoding DUF554 domain-containing protein, with translation MVLEGTLVNVAAIIIGTLLGLLFHGIPERIRTLMQQGIGLSVMVMGISMTLNNVNGPGHEYDFLIVIVSLVVGGALGEWLNIEGFLERAGRSAEEKWTWLRGRGQAGQAFLTATLVFCVGAMSILGGLQSGLEDRHDILFTKSLLDGVSSILFTSTMGPGVVLAALPVFVYQGAIALLAGWLHQWLQPPILSMINAAGGLMILGIGVNLLRITAIRVGNLLPALFVAALIRAILILVLGA
- the noc gene encoding nucleoid occlusion protein, which codes for MGKDPWIRFFHAGEREPDGKEAGEQVREIAIELIVPSPYQPRVAFDEQGLEELSRTIRTHGMIQPLVVREKDGKYELIAGERRLRAAKRIGMITVPAIVRAMSDSQAATAALIENLQRESLSPVEEAWAYRQLMELHGLTQESLAQRLGRGQSTIANKLRLLQLPEAVQAALMDRTISERHARALLALSDGETQLKVLSEIVSNEWSVKQTEVRIKQLLEAGVKKPRSRRTGISKDVRIALNTIRQSIDMIQKSGVPVEAKEEDGEEFYEFIIRVPKRSAKQGG
- the yyaC gene encoding spore protease YyaC, encoding MRFLRQDEHLPRYPIRVAYDDPNAAGALAQGVWEAVRLKARDRDVAIICVGTDRSTGDALGPLVGSRLAETLQSTKIQIFGTLDEPVHAVNLTEALTRLNRMSPVPFVIAVDACLGQVNSIGQISLHDGPLRPGAGVNKQLPPVGDIHITGIVNVGGYMEYFVLQNTRLQLVFRMARIIADGLAAGLDRRLRSGGEVLPFPACRPAPGGP
- a CDS encoding DUF951 domain-containing protein — encoded protein: MEKKYQLGDVVEMKRTHPCGTNAWTIIRMGMDIRIKCVHCGRSVLLPRAKFERNLKRVIRTEQLDSPGGSGLSAKTGD
- a CDS encoding ParA family protein, producing the protein MARVIAVTNQKGGVGKTTTSVNLGAALASLGRRVLLIDIDPQGNTTSGIGINKADVKHCIYDVVINDVSAVDAILPTRTENLSIIPATIQLAGAEIELVPIMSREVRLRRAIQSLRGSFDYILIDCPPSLGLLTVNALTAADSVLIPIQCEYYALEGLSQLLNTIRLVQKHLNSRLQVEGVLLTMFDARTNLGVQVVEDVKKYFREKVYKTIIPRNVRLSEAPSHGMPVIEYDPRSRGAEVYMDLAREVVSHGQG
- a CDS encoding ParB/RepB/Spo0J family partition protein — protein: MAKGKGPSLGKGLGALIPQINVSPDDPVSSVPLEELRPNPYQPRREFAEEKLAELVESVREYGILQPLVVRRVLSGYEIVAGERRFRAAERAGLAEVPVVVRNLSDREVMEIALIENLQREDLNPIEVAEAYATLMREFSMTQEMVAERVGQSRSHVANMLRLLNLPSEVRESVSRGTLTMGHARALLALSDPDQQTKLAERIVEEDLSVRAVEHLVHRLNSFVSRETRKPAPRENPTLRHYEEVLRVSLGTGVKIYQGKKRGKIEIEYYSNDDLQRLLALLAPGTE
- a CDS encoding aminotransferase class V-fold PLP-dependent enzyme, with the protein product MIYLDNAASTWPKPPGVAEAMKEMVANNGANPGRGTHKMAMQAARVVARARSAVAALLGVRNPEDLIFTHNATEALNMAIFGLLKPGDHVVTTMLEHNSVRRPLEALRRRGWIEVTYVQSAENGIEPDEVRAAFRSHTRLLVVTHASNVLGTLVDIDAMTEIAHANGAFCLVDAAQTAGSFPIDVTRSEIDLLAIPGHKGLFGPQGTGALYIRPGLELEPFLYGGTGSHSEEPDQPLERPVRYESGTLNTPGLAGLAVGAEFVSQIGPDAIGQHNQTLIQSLREGLESLPGIKFTGPGRGEPRADLLAFSLRGVDSTELAVLLSDQYEIAVRSGLHCSPLAHQVAGTLDEGLVRVSVSWFNTENDIRECVAAVRELADFLRDE
- a CDS encoding diacylglycerol/lipid kinase family protein; protein product: MERWLFVVNPVAGKGKAARRWNRYYRHLATLGKHWDVYHTKSPGDATWIAKKTVEDRAADVVVAVGGDGTIHEVIQGLAGSSIALGILPAGTGNDLARYFGIKKGLRAIRQLQGAIKRQVDLVQTQSGVFINIAGTGFDAWVARHVNNSVWLKRWGPFGYVVGVAVELLFFRPQRVDIEVDGTLYTYRSAWLVALGNGSTYAGGMRILPDATMEDGELDLCVVDGLSKPEFCLIFPKVFTGKHVGHPSVHLHRGKRICIHPATPWPVHADGEVLPQETMEAMVWPGSLTVLCPAP
- the ychF gene encoding redox-regulated ATPase YchF codes for the protein MPLQAGIVGLPNVGKSTLFNAITRAGAETANYPFCTIDPNVGVVQVPDERLVRLAELFHPGKVVPAVFEFVDIAGLVKGASHGEGLGNQFLSHIREVDAIVHVVRCFEDPDITHVAGRVSPVDDIETINVELNLADLETVERRIEKTRRLRKGGDKRYDWELALLERIQRLLAEGKGVRGQGWSEEESQFLSDLHLLTAKPVFYVANVDERDVATAWEHPMVQEVRRHARVEGAEVIPVSARLEAEIAELEGEDRDLFLAEAGLQESGLDRITRAAYKLLGLITYFTAGDKEVKAWTIVKGTKAPQAAGVIHSDFERGFIRAEVISYEDLVRAGSTAAAREQGLLRLEGKDYVVQDGDVMHFRFNV
- a CDS encoding DUF4446 family protein: MYSSIAAIPLWYWVAAIGILVVLLWLTVLVQGAGLRKTQKRYRQWVGRSGTDVEKLLPQTLERIQQLSEEVRRLEVRIDYLEKSLRATLRTARVVRYNAFSDFGSDLSFSAAWLDGSGNGVILSSIYGRDESRIYAKPVQNGTSTYPLSEEEKRVLAEAIQFSGASDSPVSSTWRPLEERS
- the rsmG gene encoding 16S rRNA (guanine(527)-N(7))-methyltransferase RsmG — encoded protein: MADGSRGELVRQIQDALEAQGVMLETEVWRGLEVYERRLVERNREVNLTAVTDAEGVYWKHFYDSLVVLGLPEVPQAGFLVDVGSGAGFPGLVLAVARPGFSVSLLDALRKRVWFLEEVRGELGLTRVRVVHGRAEEYGRRPGWRESFDMATARAVAQMSVLAELLLPFVRVGGMAMAWKGPDVEEELEGARGAIRRLGGEVEAVHRYELPYGMGGRSVVIVRKISATPTEYPRRPGVPEKRPLT